The following DNA comes from Terriglobales bacterium.
GACCATCATCGGCAGCTTCAGCTTCGCCTTCCCGTTCTGCTGCTTCTCCTGGATGACCGCCCAAACCTTGGCGGCTGCCTCCTGGTTGGCGGGCGAGGCGTCGCGGTACTGCAGGACGTACTCCCAATCGCCGAAGGACAGCGTGGCGGGATCGTTCTGCTGGACGGCCTGCACGGCCAGCTCGGCCGGCGTGGGCGCGGGCTTGATGGACTGCGCGAAATCGGCGGGCGGCGCGCTCTGGCTGGCCACGGCCAGGACCAGTTGGTCCCAGCCGTCCGTTCCGCCATGGTACTTGCGGTACTTGGCCTTGCCGTACGCCTCGATGGATTGCCGTCCGGCAGCGTTGCCCCCGGCCAACTGCATGGCCCGCGCCACGTACCAGAAGCCGTTGACGTCGAGAGGCTGCATCTGCAGCTCGGCGATGCCGAGCTGGTAAACGTCCTGCAGGCTGCTGGGATCGGCCGCCACCGCCTTCAGGTAGTACTCGCGCGCTCCGGCGTAGTCCTTCGCCTGCAGGCGACCGAAGCCGGCGGCCCCGTTCAGAAGCGACGTCATGGTCTGGCGCAGCTTGTCGTAATCCTGCTGCGGCATGTCGGCGGGCTTGGTCCAGCCCGGCAACGCCTTGAGTCCGCGCTGCGCATAGGCCAGCGCCTCTTCCCCTGCCTTGGTATCGCCCTGAGTCGCGCGGGCGCGCCGCAGGAAAGCCAGAATGGCCAGCGCCCGCACGTTCTCGGGCTCCAGCTCCAGGATGCGCCCCGCCATGGTGTCCACTTTGGCGGCGTTGCCGGCCTGCTGGTACGCCGCCATCGCTTCCGCGAGGGCGTCGATCTTCACTACGCTGTTGGGATACTGAGCGGCAAAGACCTCCATCGCCGCTGCCTTCGCCGCCGGATCGGTCGTATTGAGGGCGGCCATGTAGGCATTGTATTCGGCGGGATCTTTGATCACCTTCTGGTTGGTCTGGGCGACGGCCGCGAGCCCCAACACCAGGACCATCAGCATGACAGCAAGCTTCTTCATGGCGTTCCCCTTGGGATGATGGTGTCCAAACCTCTGCGCGAGCAGCGTGCCATTGTAACCTCGGGACGCGAGGGCGATCGGCCACGAGCCGCGCGCGCCACTCCGGTTCAGCGCCGGCGCGCGCTTCCCGGGTTCTCCATCAGGGACATGAGCAGCAAGGCGGTTACCCCGAAGATCAGCAGGTCCACGGTGAACATGGCGACTCTCCTCTTGTGAAGTTCGAGGGAAGAACGCCGCCCGGCCGGGAGCTTGCAGGGCGCTGCCAAGTGCCGGAGATTCAGGGAGGTAGGGGCGCGGTCCGCGATCCGCGATCACAGCCAGGTGCCAGCCTTGTAGCGCCGGTACTCCTCGCCGAAGGCCTGCTCCAACACCGCCTCCTCCTTGCGGATGCGCAGCAGTTGCGTGGAGTACAGAACCAGGAAGACGACCAGCGCGAGCAGCCAGTGCAGCGCCAGGAACACGCCCAGATAGGCGACCAACGCGAAGGTGTAGACGGGATGGCGGAACTTGGAGTAGAGGCCGTGGGTGACCAGGGCGCGGGCCTCGGCGCGGGGCGTGAACGACTTCCCCAGTTGTAGCCGCGCCGTCGTCCAGCAGGCGAAGCCGGCCACGGCCACCGTCATCCAGACCAGATACCAGGCATGCTCGTTCCAGCGCGACAGAGCATAGGCGCTGAAGCCCAGGAACGGGACGGTATCGAACCACCAGAGGTACTTCACGAGCAACTCAGGAAGAAAACATCATGGCGCGCCCTGAGAGATTCGAACTCCCGACCTTCTGGTTCGTAGCCAGACGCTCTATCCAACTGAGCTAAGGGCGCGCGCGTGCGGCGTTTCTAGTATAGCAAACCGCCTTCCGGCCTCCGCCCCGTGGCTAAAACCACGCCAACTGCCCGCGCAGCTTCTTGGAGAGCTTCTCGATCCTCTTCAGCCGCTCGTTGAGGTCCTTGGAGACCAGCCCCTGCTTCACCTTCTCGATGTCGGGCGGGACGGTCTGCGCCAGCCGCGCCAGCTCGTCGGCGTCCTTCTGGAACTGGACCATGTCCACGGGCGGCTGCTTGGCGGCCGGCGGCTCCGGCCGCTCGGTGTCGACGTCGACGTTGTCAGGCAGGCGCCGGTGCGAGGTCTGCGCCGGCGCCAGCAACGCCGCCATCAGCAACAACAGGGCCCACCAGGAAAACCTCCTCATCCCGCACCTCCTGCGACTTGTGCCGAACATTCTAGGGCGGTTCCGCCTCGCCCGGCGTGTAAACTTGAAGGTTAGCCGGGACGCCCGCCATGGCCGAGACCCTGCGCACCAACAACAAGCCGGTGAGCAAGCCGGCGCAGGATCCCTCCCGCGACTTCCTGCGCTCCGAGCGTCACCCGCTCGACGCCCTCTTCGTCCCCAAGAGCGTGGCCGTGATCGGCGCCACCGAGAAGCCCGCCAGCGTGGGCCGCAGCGTGCTCTACAACCTGCTGACCAGCCCCTTCGGCGGCACCGTCTATCCCGTCAATCCCAAGCATCCTAGCGTGCTGGGCATCCGCGCCTATCCTCGCATCGCCGACATCCCCGACAAAGTGGAACTAGCCGTCATCATCACCCCCGCCGACAGCGTGCCCGCGCTTATCGGCGAGTGCGTGGAGGCCGACGTCAAGGGCGCCATCGTCATCTCCGCCGGCTTCAAGGAGCACGGCGCCCACGGCGCCGACCTGGAGCGCCAGATCCAGCAGCAGCTCCAGCGTGGGCGCCTGCGCGTGGTCGGCCCCAACTGCCTGGGGGTGATGAACCCGCGCCGCGGCCTGAACGCGACCTTCTCCGCCACCCAGGCCCTGCCCGGCAACGTGGCCTTCATCAGCCAGTCGGGGGCGCTGTGCACCGCCATCCTGGATTGGAGCCTGCGCGAGAACGTGGGCTTCAGCGCCTTCGTCTCCACCGGCTCCATGGTGGACGTGGGCTGGGGCGACCTCATCTATTACCTGGGCGACGACCCCCACACCCAGGCCATCGTCATCTACATGGAGTCCATCGGCGACGCGCGCAGCTTCCTCTCCGCCGCGCGCGAGGTGGCGCTCACCAAGCCCATCATCGTGATCAAGGCGGGACGCAGCGAGGCCGCCAGCCGCGCCGCTGCCTCCCACACCGGCGCGCTCACCGGCAGCGACGAGGCCCTCGACGCCGCCTTCCGCCGCTGCGGCGTGCTGCGCGTCACCAGCATCTCCGACCTCTTCTACATGGCCGAGGTGCTCTCCAAGCAGCCGCGTCCGCGCGGCCCGCGCCTGGTCATCCTCAGCAACGCCGGCGGGCCCGGGGTGCTGGCCACCGACGGGCTCATCGCCGCCGGAGGCGAGTTGGCCCAGCTCTCCTCCGAGACCATGGCCAAGCTCGACGCCTTGCTCCCGCCCCACTGGAGCCACAACAATCCCGTGGACATCCTGGGCGACTCCGGCCCCGAGCGTTATGCCCAGTGCCTGGAGATCGTCTCCAAAGACCCCGCCTGTGACGGCGTCCTGATCATCACCGCGCCGCAGGGCATGACCTCTCCTACGCAGCTTGCCGAGAAGCTCGTCCCCTTCGCCCGCCTGGAGGGCAAACCCATCCTAGCCAGCTTCATGGGGGGCGCCAAGATCGCCGGCGGCGACGCCGTGCTGCGCCAGGCCAACATCCCCACCTTTCCCTTCCCCGACACCGCGGCCCGCGCCTTCAACTACATGTGGCGGTACAGCTACAACCTGCGCGGCATCTAT
Coding sequences within:
- a CDS encoding isoprenylcysteine carboxylmethyltransferase family protein; its protein translation is MKYLWWFDTVPFLGFSAYALSRWNEHAWYLVWMTVAVAGFACWTTARLQLGKSFTPRAEARALVTHGLYSKFRHPVYTFALVAYLGVFLALHWLLALVVFLVLYSTQLLRIRKEEAVLEQAFGEEYRRYKAGTWL
- a CDS encoding bifunctional acetate--CoA ligase family protein/GNAT family N-acetyltransferase — encoded protein: MAETLRTNNKPVSKPAQDPSRDFLRSERHPLDALFVPKSVAVIGATEKPASVGRSVLYNLLTSPFGGTVYPVNPKHPSVLGIRAYPRIADIPDKVELAVIITPADSVPALIGECVEADVKGAIVISAGFKEHGAHGADLERQIQQQLQRGRLRVVGPNCLGVMNPRRGLNATFSATQALPGNVAFISQSGALCTAILDWSLRENVGFSAFVSTGSMVDVGWGDLIYYLGDDPHTQAIVIYMESIGDARSFLSAAREVALTKPIIVIKAGRSEAASRAAASHTGALTGSDEALDAAFRRCGVLRVTSISDLFYMAEVLSKQPRPRGPRLVILSNAGGPGVLATDGLIAAGGELAQLSSETMAKLDALLPPHWSHNNPVDILGDSGPERYAQCLEIVSKDPACDGVLIITAPQGMTSPTQLAEKLVPFARLEGKPILASFMGGAKIAGGDAVLRQANIPTFPFPDTAARAFNYMWRYSYNLRGIYETPAFDPASESEAADHALVEKTIQEVRRSGRTVLTELESKQVLAAYGIPSVPTRLAHSEDEAARLAAGIGYPVVLKVFSHTITHKTDVGGVKLNLADELAVRTAFRGIQASVAEKAGTSEFQGVTVQPMVPLDGYELILGCSLDPQFGPVLLFGTGGQLVEVFRDRALALPPLNTTLATRMMEQTRIWKALQGVRGRKPVDTAALAALLVRFSQLVVEQPWVKEIDINPLLASPGRLLALDARIIVHGPEVRREDLPRAAVRPYPSQYASPWSMKDGTSVLIRPIRPEDEPLMVKFHEKLSERSVYLRYFHPLKLSQRVAHERLVRICFIDYDREMALVVVRKDAAGAQEIVAVGRVSRLHASTEAEVAVLVSDQYQRRGLGTELLRRLLEIARNEGIRRISANMLAENLEMQAVSTRLGFRMVPQPEDDMVQAVYDVP